Proteins from one Podospora pseudoanserina strain CBS 124.78 chromosome 1, whole genome shotgun sequence genomic window:
- a CDS encoding hypothetical protein (COG:S; EggNog:ENOG503NZM9): MAWWDSRRQSRQAPASLPSASLDDGLLAAVRPSPRLRKRFSAGDAFPRLDSINTTTTQRHTTLDMDERAVLSPVAEENAESSRSPALVIQVEIFFTDPLIRSRYARSYASSPTFEANNRICRGLVRRIERCSEELITRKDSSALTDFSDESHEPKPSRFELTFRILKRGRGEWAERTYRSYQKQPLTVGHTKEIISAAHRIVGLYLRRHDPDFRWLDHPVSDQEAEEDQVADPSREAPLSLLCIPNPRFIESTQTFEFVSGYKIELTFQSRNPQRRVPVVRKSITLDSKQDAPLTLFMSEDLLWKGVQAINTALDAKKREFDHHFSRQQDGQHSCQGALEIELRISNNLGPLHGNIHRDIKSSLLLFFDPEAHDCTAFLDNIEGILTATRDEIDAKVNDMDDFVFRIRELKGANWKLKDPARFKLGSKSSCGRRTIQAVLDRIQTGVGDIIRGHNISIHIDAHKRGHLVLDKAIVAHEKRGRTKENFASPSEEEATFLSRLKARIQQDIDRVLEDTCAIDDIPDIDEEEVFIRPFTPARQSAPVPTLASAKSSSSLRPSTPLPPLVPAKSSSSLRSLVSLRSLASGRSFAPTQPPTPRQSPSPVRFERAPSDVSVGEQHSPERMPSSPAPLNPPPTKMARPISIPVQPTPQSSPPKRPLVQRIFSLSRRSSESVKVVDHLKPKLSNDPFVANSSSQPSTPASSAVSDRSSQSAAGENSTVEDQATPTAAAKTKPSKRPFSLFRRRSRANDVSTLAKGIEKIKQSGRSRAAPAEPSKATPLEVLSESPEPGPKTSGDVLGVMMTSSEGDESAATRPAGSVPVAEAPITSSQNDDRNEAASRSAAREPTKAKMDTLEAFEDAREFAISPAIEPIVKSETSSSFLTGDVSPRFDEYSTAPSTPDLSLGSKNSSPRHSLLTTPIYVRTSSGTNDIAVRKFDPEVEAEVDDSDITVPKTELPAPLAAEELPSKHTALEASVRDDEKEGEPDQRVAQPGQTQGPGFTMSEPVEPQPTTSAPTPLTTKAPNNNSNANSTNSSSTAEKDFGYENLGAEKTAGSEGSIPRRPDFPTKRLRDPAPTPNHDPPKASENLDARKTSSQDVDQATGNQVGPARGAEGQPVAHKDKSNVTEAGPDGHRAQADGANPGAVHKVSPDTGSTRAPSAVTGSEEKGTEQVAEENGPAESQNSSIPDNVGSDKHADGSNIELEFPEGDVWDELRERYGTQAQAEMRSKRLGSNIEFEFPDAGVKEHLDERRGSRQEPEKVRKGSEIDFEHSEATVDEYLARDRGSGVKHDDSVATNGAAREKIGASSEPAPCPGKVSDIPEKTAVKSSEPADLPTGADIEKPGPARLFADVEVAIHHVVPEKRTKDSDIPIPEKRVRLSVSETAVVGDVLAAEPASVPAAAGDVETEKSTTVPTDSQDVEAAAEEQLAAELEVQANDNVEDVSPPVTEKTIEAEPVKEPIVPEVAQELAEEFEVQVSPEGLSSEEVKKAETRTETATAPQDITRSATDLGRKDEPEPERSGAEEQHPPVVTPPVISVKEFDTITTTTETESPSHPVATPDISLLNPNPRHSTSTFSSGYTTLSDTSSFISRGSVDTFRPSFDESSTPFGDEVRLPHLDSPHDHEHTHPTSRPQTAGYLGLNTLRTESRFIELGLRGALGDQSKRLSLPLNQHCFFDHPLPHHLGAEEAETGSIAGSTKSGKLRKKDRHRKVKSAKIFSQHAEGEDKAGEKGGVKDGPDAAAIPKMMMLFAGAVALGKFFRGGQ, translated from the coding sequence ATGGCGTGGTGGGACTCACGAAGACAGAGCCGCCAGGCCCCAGCATCTTTACCTTCTGCGTCTTTGGACGATGGCCTTCTCGCTGCTGTTCGTCCTTCCCCACGGCTACGAAAGCGATTCTCTGCAGGCGATGCCTTCCCGAGGCTTGactccatcaacaccaccacgacaCAGCGCCACACCACCTTGGACATGGACGAGAGAGCCGTGCTATCGCCCGTAGCTGAAGAAAATGCGGAGTCTTCCAGGTCACCAGCGCTTGTGATCCAGGTCGAAATCTTTTTCACCGATCCTCTCATCCGATCTCGCTATGCACGGAGCTATGCGAGCTCACCTACCTTCGAAGCCAACAACAGGATATGCCGCGGGCTCGTGCGCCGCATCGAGCGCTGCTCAGAAGAGCTCATCACCAGAAAAGACTCAAGCGCCCTCACCGACTTCTCCGATGAGAGTCACGAGCCCAAGCCCTCAAGGTTCGAGCTCACCTTCCGGATCCTGAAAAGGGGCAGGGGCGAGTGGGCCGAGAGGACATATCGTTCTTACCAAAAGCAGCCCCTGACGGTTGGACATACCAAAGAAATCATATCGGCCGCCCACAGGATTGTTGGTCTTTATCTCCGCAGGCACGACCCGGACTTCAGATGGCTCGACCACCCCGTCTCAGACCAGGAAGCCGAAGAGGACCAGGTCGCAGATCCATCTCGGGAAGCACCATTGTCCCTTCTCTGCATACCCAACCCACGCTTCATCGAATCCACGCAAACCTTTGAGTTCGTGTCCGGCTACAAGATCGAGCTGACCTTCCAGAGCCGAAATCCACAAAGACGGGTGCCTGTGGTGAGGAAGTCCATCACGCTCGACAGCAAGCAAGATGCCCCTCTGACACTGTTCATGAGCGAGGATCTGCTGTGGAAGGGTGTCCAGGCCATCAACACAGCGCTGGATGCAAAGAAGAGGGAATTTGACCACCACTTCAGCCGACAACAGGACGGCCAGCACTCATGCCAGGGCGCTCTCGAGATCGAACTCAGGATatccaacaacctcggccCGTTACACGGCAACATCCACAGAGATATCAAGAGCAGTCTTTTGCTGTTTTTCGATCCCGAGGCCCACGACTGCACCGCTTTTCTCGACAATATCGAAGGAATCCTTACCGCGACGAGGGACGAGATCGACGCCAAGGTCAACGATATGGATGACTTCGTGTTCAGAATTCGCGAGCTGAAAGGCGCAAACTGGAAGCTGAAGGACCCGGCAAGATTCAAACTCGGCTCCAAGTCTTCGTGTGGGCGACGAACGATCCAAGCAGTCCTCGACCGCATCCAAACAGGTGTCGGCGACATCATTCGCGGCCACAATATCTCCATCCATATCGATGCCCACAAGAGAGGCCATCTCGTTCTCGACAAGGCCATTGTGGCTCATGAAAAACGTGGGAGGACCAAGGAGAACTTTGCCTCGCCatccgaggaggaggccacgTTCCTCTCGAGGCTCAAGGCTCGAATCCAGCAAGATATCGACagggtgttggaggacaCCTGTGCGATTGACGACATCCCAGATAttgacgaagaagaggtcTTTATCCGTCCTTTCACTCCCGCACGGCAATCCGCCCCCGTCCCAACGTTGGCGTCTGCGAAATCGTCCTCATCTTTACGGCCGTCCACCCCTCTGCCACCATTAGTGCCTGCCAAGTCGTCTTCCTCGTTACGGTCACTCGTGTCATTGCGATCACTAGCATCCGGCCGATCATTCGCACCAACGCAACCGCCCACGCCCAGACAGTCACCAAGCCCTGTGAGATTTGAGCGGGCTCCGTCAGACGTTTCCGTAGGGGAACAGCACTCACCCGAAAGAATGCCATCGTCGCCAGCGCCCCTgaatcctcctcccacaaaaATGGCCAGGCCCATCTCAATCCCCGTACAGCCAACGCCACAGTCGTCTCCACCAAAGCGTCCACTCGTACAGCGCATCTTTTCGCTCAGTCGTCGATCCTCAGAGTCGGTCAAGGTTGTCGACCATCTCAAGCCGAAGTTGAGCAATGACCCATTTGTtgccaacagcagcagccaacctAGCACACCAGCCAGCTCTGCAGTGAGCGATCGAAGCTCCCAATCTGCGGCTGGGGAAAACTCTACTGTCGAGGACCAAGCAACCCCGACTGCTGCGGCCAAAACCAAGCCTTCAAAGCGGCCCTTTTCTCTGTTTCGCAGGCGATCTCGTGCCAACGATGTTTCGACTCTTGCAAAGGGGATCGAAAAGATCAAACAGAGTGGGAGAAGTCGGGCCGCTCCAGCGGAGCCGAGCAAGGCAACGCCATTGGAAGTGCTGTCAGAGTCACCGGAGCCTGGCCCTAAGACTAGCGGCGATGTCCTGGGCGTGATGATGACGTCGAGTGAGGGAGACGAGAGTGCAGCAACTCGCCCCGCAGGGAGCGTGCCTGTGGCTGAAGCTCCTATAACATCATCCCAGAATGACGACAGAAACGAAGCGGCATCGCGGTCAGCTGCCCGTGAACCCACCAAGGCGAAAATGGACACCCTCGAAGCCTTTGAGGATGCCAGAGAATTCGCAATCAGCCCTGCCATTGAACCCATCGTCAAGTCGGAGACCTCGAGCTCTTTTCTGACGGGTGATGTGAGTCCGAGATTTGACGAGTACTCAACTgcaccatcaacgccagACCTGAGCCTGGGCTCCAAGAACTCGTCGCCCCGACACAGCCTCCTGACCACACCCATCTACGTGCGGACGAGTTCGGGCACGAACGACATTGCGGTGCGCAAGTTCGATCCCGAGGttgaggccgaggtggaCGACTCGGATATCACTGTGCCCAAGACAGAACTGCCCGCCCCTCTCGCAGCCGAAGAGCTTCCGAGCAAACACACAGCTTTGGAGGCATCAGTCCGAGAcgacgaaaaagaaggggaacCAGACCAACGCGTGGCGCAACCCGGCCAAACACAGGGGCCCGGATTTACTATGTCCGAACCCGTCGAGCCTCAACCAACCACATCCGCCCCAACACCACTTACAACAAAAGCCCCCAATAACAACAGCAATGCCAATTCGACAAACAGCTCATCAACTGCAGAAAAAGATTTTGGCTATGAAAACCTCGGTGCCGAGAAAACTGCAGGCTCCGAAGGTTCCATACCGCGCCGTCCGGACTTCCCCACCAAGCGACTCCGGGACCCGGCTCCGACCCCTAATCATGATCCTCCCAAAGCTTCTGAAAATTTAGATGCCAGGAAAACCTCGAGTCAAGATGTCGATCAGGCTACCGGCAACCAAGTCGGTCCCGCTCGCGGCGCCGAGGGGCAGCCCGTGGCACACAAAGACAAGTCCAACGTGACCGAAGCTGGTCCCGACGGCCACCGGGCCCAAGCGGACGGTGCCAATCCGGGAGCCGTGCACAAAGTTTCTCCAGACACGGGTAGCACAAGGGCTCCGAGTGCTGTCACCGGCTCCGAGGAAAAGGGGACTGAGCAGGTGGCTGAGGAGAACGGGCCCGCAGAGTCTCAGAACTCGAGCATTCCTGATAATGTCGGTTCCGACAAGCACGCCGATGGGAGCAATATTGAGCTTGAGTTTCCCGAGGGTGATGTATGGGATGAGCTTCGGGAACGATATGGGACCCAGGCCCAGGCCGAGATGAGGAGCAAGCGGCTCGGGAGCAATATTGAGTTTGAGTTTCCGGATGCTGGTGTGAAGGAGCATCTTGATGAGCGTCGCGGTTCCAGGCAGGAGCCCGAGAAGGTTCGCAAGGGGTCCGAGATTGACTTTGAGCATTCTGAGGCTACGGTTGATGAATATCTTGCTCGGGACCGCGGTTCTGGAGTGAAGCATGATGACTCGGTTGCGACGAACGGGGCTGCTCGCGAGAAGATTGGTGCGTCCTCGGAGCCGGCTCCTTGTCCGGGCAAGGTCTCTGATATCCCAGAAAAGACCGCGGTCAAGTCATCGGAGCCGGCAGACTTGCCAACCGGTGCTGATATCGAGAAACCGGGACCAGCCCGGTTGTTCGCAGATGTCGAGGTGGCGATCCATCATGTCGTGCCTGAGAAGAGGACCAAAGACTCCGATATTCCCATCCCTGAAAAGAGAGTCAGACTTTCCGTGTCTGAGACCGCTGTTGTCGGTGATGTTCTCGCTGCCGAGCCGGCGTCTGTTCCCGCAGCAGCTGGCGACGTTGAAACCGAAAAGTCGACCACGGTGCCGACTGACAGCCAGGATGTTGAAGCTGCAGCTGAGGAGCAACTCGCTGCCGAGCTCGAAGTCCAGGCAAACGACAACGTCGAGGATGTCTCTCCTCCCGTAACCGAAAAGACAATCGAAGCCGAACCTGTCAAAGAGCCCATCGTACCCGAAGTGGCCCAAGAACTCGCCGAGGAATTCGAAGTCCAAGTCAGCCCCGAAGGATTGTCGTCGGAAGAAGTGAAGAAGGCCGAAACAAGAACAGAAACAGCGACAGCCCCCCAAGATATTACTAGGTCCGCCACCGACCTCGGCCGTAAAGATGAGCCTGAGCCGGAGCGTTCCGGCGCTGAGGAGCAGCATCCTCCCGTGGTAACACCACCTGTAATCTCCGTCAAAGAATTCGACACCatcactaccaccaccgaaaCAGAATCCCCCTCTCACCCAGTAGCCACTCCAgacatctccctcctcaaccccaacccccgccaTTCCACATCTACCTTCTCCTCGGGGTATACCACCCTCTCcgacacctcctccttcatctcccgCGGCTCAGTCGACACTTTCCGCCCCTCTTTTGACGAATCCTCCACCCCGTTCGGCGACGAAGTTCGACTCCCACACTTGGACTCCCCCCACGATCACGAGCACACTCACCCCACTTCCCGTCCCCAGACAGCTGGGTATCTCGGGTTGAACACTCTGCGCACAGAATCGAGGTTTATTGAGCTCGGCCTTCGTGGAGCTTTGGGAGACCAGTCTAAGAGATTGAGTTTACCGCTGAATCAGCATTGTTTTTTTGATCATCCTTTGCCTCATCATcttggggcggaggaggctgagacGGGGAGTATTGCGGGGAGTACGAAGTCGGGGAAActgaggaagaaggatcGGCATAGGAAGGTCAAGTCGGCGAAGATTTTTAGTCAGCATGCCGAAGGGGAGGACAAGGCAGGAGAGAAAGGAGGGGTGAAGGACGGGCCGGATGCGGCGGCTATTccaaagatgatgatgttgtttgCTGGGGCGGTGGCTCTCGGGAAGTTTTTTAGGGGTGGTCAATGA
- a CDS encoding hypothetical protein (EggNog:ENOG503P9BW), with protein sequence MIKHYSNIMNFILTLSILATASPAPAPASALYGCTEGLNYCGHTLLNMGWPRDNIIDDCSGRPDWLTANSVDNVLFHCTSGDYLTFIESCNAPGTCVDAGSGNSDYCS encoded by the exons ATGATCAAACATTACTCAAACATCATGAacttcatcctcaccctctccataCTGGCCACAGCCTCACCGGCTCCCGCCCCAGCCTCTGCACTGTACGGCTGCACCGAAGGCCTGAATTACTGCGGCCACACTCTTCTCAACATGG GCTGGCCCCGTGACAATATCATCGACGATTGCAGCGGTAGACCCGACTGGCTCACTGCCAACAGCGTGGACAATGTCCTCTTTCATTGCACAAGCGGAGACTACCTCACGTTCATTGAGAGCTGCAATGCACCTGGTACTTGTGTGGATGCCGGTTCTGGTAATAGCGATTATTGCAGCTAA
- the IPP1 gene encoding Inorganic pyrophosphatase (COG:C; EggNog:ENOG503NUSR): MLALQRLRQTQQSPARVARIFPTSKTAFTNMPPHQQLQPRPSQSQARSLSSHSLPTSTAGRGAPPSNPSTSFSQQPLVRTAQIARHLSTSTSSQPFDKMAYSIRKVGAPYTLEHRVYIEKDGVPVSPFHDIPLYANAEKTILNMIVEIPRWTNAKQEISKDELLNPIKQDVKKGKLRFVRNCFPHKGYLWNYGAFPQTWEDPNVVHPETKAKGDNDPLDVCEIGELVGYTGQIKQVKVLGVMALLDEEETDWKVIVIDVNDPLAPKLNDVEDVERHLPGLLRATNEWFRIYKIPDGKPENQFAFTGECKNKKYAMDVVHECNEAWEKLITGKAPAGGIATTNLTVAHSQSRVSPDQLPPLPQNQELPPAPIDASIDKWFFISGASA, encoded by the exons ATGTTGGCCCTCCAACGGCTGCGGCAAACGCAGCAGTCACCCGCTCGAGTAGCGAGAATATTCCCAACCTCGAAAACTGCTTTTACAAACATGCCGCCACACCAGCAGCTGCAACCCCGCCCGAGCCAATCACAGGCCCGCTCGCTGTCGTCACACAgtctccccacctccaccgctgGGAGAGGAGCCCCTCCTTCAAATCCCTCGACCTCCTTCTCGCAACAACCTCTTGTGCGGACAGCCCAGATTGCCCGACACCTCTCCACGTCCACCAGCAGTCAACCGTTCGACAAAATGGCCTACTCCATCCGCAAGGTCGGCGCCCCCTACACCCTCGAGCACCGCGTGTACATCGAGAAGGATGGCGTccccgtctcccccttccacgACATCCCCCTCTATGCCAACGCCGAGAAGaccatcctcaacatgaTTGTTGAGATCCCCCGCTGGACCAACGCCAAGCAGGAGATCTCCAAGGACGAGCtgctcaaccccatcaaacaGGAcgtcaagaagggcaagctcAGATTTGTTCGCAACTGCTTCCCCCACAAGGGGTACCTCTGGAACTATGGTGCCTTCCCTCAG ACCTGGGAGGACCCCAACGTTGTCCATCCCgagaccaaggccaagggcgACAACGACCCGCTGGACGTCTGCGAGATCGGCGAGCTGGTTGGCTACACCGGCCAGATCAAGCAGGTCAAGGTCCTCGGCGTGATGGCTCttttggacgaggaggagaccGACTGGAAGGTCATTGTCATTGACGTCAACGACCCCTTGGCTCCCAAGCTCAACGACGTTGAGGATGTCGAGCGCCACCTCCCTGGTCTTCTGCGGGCCACTAACGAGTGGTTCCGCATCTACAAGATCCCTGACGGAAAGCCCGAGAACCAGTTCGCTTTCACTGGCGAGTGCAAGAACAAGAA GTACGCCATGGACGTCGTTCACGAGTGCAACGAGGCCTGGGAGAAACTCATCACTGGCAAGGCCCCCGCCGGTggcatcgccaccaccaacctcaccgtTGCCCACTCCCAGAGCCGCGTCTCCCCTGACCAGCTCCCCCCCTTGCCCCAGAACCAGGAGCTCCCCCCTGCTCCCATCGACGCCAGCATTGACAAGTGGTTCTTCATTAGCGGTGCTTCTGCTTGA
- the SEC20 gene encoding Protein transport protein sec20 (COG:U; EggNog:ENOG503NXYN), which yields MATIDTLSERLSALQETTAQLQELIHRLANLKFAPGSVPLTAEGEEESDNVATELSAEISSILREEEEELELLQEEILDLRGGRPGSESERRKQRLKEGTQRLENELKTARTTFRKAQLSAHHSLLAAQKLERQLLVASYAASASLANSTHSLTSSSSSSSDLANQQQHSSSSLAGNKDPRTQLFTPKDLLRHRKPKPINPNDESSAVVNASSDLTLSLRRTHALIAAEVQKSAFASQTLAESSAALAELQKNYEGIDSLLSKSKNLVSTLLTTQKSDTWYLQTSLRLLLVTLGWLVFRRWLYGPLWWVVWLPLKLSYKTTRGVVNLAAGGGGGGQAEMEVVLPGGTTTRVVMGGEESVPTIEVAGPGVGEKQRVEGGEESYVESYVERVGRMVEDTLDQREREEGNKTGEGAVEEEEEREQKNPMKRMWEEDVDGEGEKQQQVELVRDEL from the exons ATGGCAACAATCGACACCCTCTCCGAGCGGCTGTCCGCGCTGCAGGAAACGACCGCCCAGCTCCAGGAGCTGATCCACAGACTTGCCAATCTGAAGTTTGCGCCGGGGAGTGTGCCGCTTACAgccgagggggaggaggaaagcgaCAATGTAGCAACGGAGCTGAGCGCAGAGATTAGCTCAatcttgagggaggaggaggaagagctggagtTATTGCAGGAGGAGATCCTTGACCTTCGAGGTGGGAGGCCGGGGAGCGAGAGCGAGCGTAGGAAGCAGAGGTTGAAAGAGGGCACGCAGAGGCTAGAGAATGAACTCAAGAC CGCTCGAACAACCTTCCGCAAAGCTCAACTCTCAgcccaccactccctcctcgccgcccaaaAACTCGAGCGCCAGCTCCTTGTTGCGTCTTATGCTGCTTCGGCTTCGTTGGCTAACTCAACtcactccctcac ctcctcctcttcctcctcttccgacctagccaaccagcaacaacattcctcctcctccttagCAGGAAACAAAGACCCCCGAACCCAACTCTTCACCCCCaaagacctcctccgccaccgcaAGCCAaaacccatcaaccccaacgacGAATCCTCGGCCGTAGTCAACGCCTCAAGCGatctcaccctctccctccgccgcACCCAcgccctcatcgccgccgaGGTCCAAAAATCAGCCTTTGCCTCCCAAACCCTAGCCGAGTCCTCAGCCGCGCTGGCCGAACTGCAAAAAAACTACGAGGGGATCGACTCCCTGCTCTCCAAATCAAAAAACTTGGTTTCCACCTTGCTGACCACGCAAAAGAGTGATACCTGGTATTTACAGACTTCTCTGAGATTGCTACTGGTCACGTTGGGCTGGTTGGTGTTTAGGAGGTGGTTGTATGGACCGTTGTGGTGGGTTGTTTGGTTGCCGTTGAAGCTCAGTTACAAAACTacaaggggggtggtgaatttggctgctggtggtggtgggggagggcaggcggagatggaggttgtGTTGCCCGGCGGGACGACcacgagggtggtgatggggggagaggagagtgTGCCTACTATTGAGGTTGCTgggccgggggtgggggagaagcagagggtggaagggggagaggagagttATGTGGAGAGCTAtgtggagagggttgggaggatggtggaggataCGCTTGAtcagagggagagggaggaggggaataAGACGGGAGAGGGtgcggtggaagaggaggaggaaagagagCAGAAGAATCCAATGAAGAGGATGTgggaggaagatgttgatggggagggcgagaagCAACAACAGGTGGAGCTGGTGAGGGATGAGCTGTGA
- the UTP18 gene encoding U3 snoRNP protein (COG:S; EggNog:ENOG503NWN2): MSRRRQQQKEDPSSEEEGSFAQFSNEEEEEDDISMSDVASDSSGSDGDESDRSPQQKEINLVKDSDEEDLERLVLGTKSADDFRAKLFAGDDFLLPDVTGSKALVSVAANKEEDNDQFKNVDDSMLFMVDTVGGGEGVIAHAEKKAEEAVVDKPAWEDSDDERLTVSLAGVGRLRKLREFEGEDVVNGTEYSQRLRAQYMRMYPVPEWARPAAEKKTRRRRRSSAAGGSDESGLSGEEADSDEEGGDYEDALPLEQFLRDVNAFAEDDDTRSSKRRKLRPETLDIQRTRDIPDTHKAGVSCLAFHPMHPILLSTSVSSVMFLHHVDAAAYPTPNPMLTSVQVRRTDLRRAAFLSVKGEDGEGQGEEVVFAGRRKYFHSWNLATGAVKKISKIAGHQKEHKTMERFRASPCGRWMAVAASDKKGGGMLNILNAATMQWVAQARIDGRGGIADFQWWSSGEGLTIAGRDGQVAEWNLESKRTVGVWRDEGSIGGTVLAMGGRHGPRAIGEDRWVAVGNSSGIVNIYDRNELLVASKDKKDVEIKKLPTPARVLEQLTTAITILSFSPDGQLMVFGSNLKKDALRLVHLPSCTVYRNWPTEQTPLGRISAVAFSADSSILAIGNDAGKVRMWEIRG; the protein is encoded by the coding sequence ATGTCCCGCCGacgccaacaacaaaaagaagacccctcctccgaagAGGAAGGCTCCTTCGCCCAATTCTCcaacgaggaagaagaagaagacgacatCTCCATGTCCGACGTCGCTTCCGATTCCAGCGGCTCCGACGGCGATGAATCCGACCGCTCCccacaacaaaaagaaatcaacctcgtcaaagactccgacgaagaagacctCGAGCGCCTCGTCCTGGGGACCAAATCCGCCGACGACTTCCGCGCCAAGCTCTTCGCGGGTGATGACTTTCTCCTTCCGGACGTCACCGGTTCCAAGGCTCTTGTCTCTGTCGCGGCgaacaaggaggaggacaatGATCAATTCAAGAATGTGGACGATTCAATGCTTTTCATGGTTGACACGgtcggtggaggggagggtgtcaTCGCTcatgccgagaagaaggctgaagAAGCGGTGGTTGACAAGCCTGCTTGGGAggacagtgatgatgagaggtTGACTGTTTCGCTTgctggggtggggaggttgaggaagttgagggagtttgagggggaggatgtggttaATGGGACTGAGTATAGCCAAAGGTTGAGGGCGCAGTATATGAGGATGTACCCCGTCCCTGAGTGGGCGcggccggcggcggagaagaagactagacggaggaggaggtcttcTGCTGCGGGTGGGTCGGACGAAAGTGGGCtttctggggaggaggcggatagtgatgaggaggggggggattACGAGGATGCCTTGCCTTTGGAGCAGTTTCTAAGGGATGTCAATGCTTttgctgaggatgatgataccaGGTCGtccaagaggaggaagttgcgCCCGGAGACGTTGGATATCCAGCGGACGAGGGATATTCCTGATACGCACAAGGCGGGGGTGAGCTGTTTGGCGTTTCACCCTATGCATCCTATTCTGCTGAGCACGAGTGTCTCGTCGGTCATGTTTCTGCATCATGTTGATGCGGCGGCGTATCCGACGCCGAATCCGATGTTGACTTCGGTGCAGGTTAGGAGGACTGACTTGAGGAGGGCGGCATTTTTGAGTGtgaaaggggaggatggggaggggcagggggaggaggtggtgtttgctgGTAGGAGGAAGTATTTCCACAGCTGGAACTTGGCGACGGGTGCGGTGAAGAAGATCAGCAAGATTGCGGGGCATCAGAAGGAGCATAAGACTATGGAGAGGTTTAGGGCTAGTCCTtgtgggaggtggatggcggTTGCGGCGAGTGATAAGAAGGGGGGCGGTATGCTGAATATTCTTAATGCGGCCACCATGCAGTGGGTTGCGCAGGCGAGGattgatgggagggggggtattGCTGATTTCCAGTGGTGGAGCAGTGGGGAGGGCTTGACGATTGCTGGAAGGGATGGGCAGGTTGCGGAGTGGAACTTGGAGTCCAAGAGAACGGTGGGAGTGTGGAGGGATGAAGGGTCTATTGGCGGTACTGTCCTGGCGATGGGTGGCAGACATGGTCCCAGGGCGATTGGAGAGGATCGATGGGTTGCCGTTGGCAACAGCAGCGGGATCGTCAACATTTATGACCGGAACGAGCTGCTGGTTGCTagcaaggacaagaaggatgtggagatcaagaagcttCCTACACCTGCGAGAGTACTCGAGCAGTTGACCACAGCCATCACTATTTTGTCCTTCTCGCCAGACGGACAACTGATGGTCTTCGGAAGCAATCTCAAGAAGGATGCACTGAGGTTGGTGCACCTTCCCAGCTGCACTGTCTACCGCAACTGGCCTACAGAGCAAACACCATTGGGTAGAATTTCCGCCGTTGCCTTCAGCGCCGATAGCAGCATTCTCGCCATTGGCAACGATGCCGGCAAGGTGCGGATGTGGGAGATCAGGGGTTAA